A genomic region of Azoarcus sp. KH32C contains the following coding sequences:
- a CDS encoding ShlB/FhaC/HecB family hemolysin secretion/activation protein has product MRTRLCTTLALLAAGSVACHAAPGEAVEEGARFPIQEIQVGGNTLVASDTLRLRLATFLGEAKSVQDLLAARQAIVAAYQEVGRPFVAVGLPEEFGTDGVVRLQVVEIPVREIRIEGNERLSAARIRARLPSLVEEESPAMDEISRQLALANDNPALKLSIEFLSRGDMAADARISVEESAPVSFAITTDNTGTAETGHWRVGLSVTDADLTGFGDVASLTYITSPEDADKVHQYAASYLWPLARLGDALIFSGSYSDVDAGRISDAFDVAGQGSSLGVRYQHTITRTVARRETLEVGVERRRYRNIVDFSGSDLGGEVASRPLTVTYAYSDQRPTFQWGASVGYAHNLPGGSGNDDQAYGEGRSGATARWSLWRVNGRIATRLPWGVVAQVSGEGQYTSDPLISGEQFGLGGARSVRGFDEREVAGDRGWRIGGELSSPQFGDWGRFAVFADRGGETRLSPLAGESSGENVASWGLGWRYNRSGFAALLDWAQVLDGTAETGRGHQKIHVQASLQF; this is encoded by the coding sequence ATGCGTACCAGGCTTTGTACCACTCTCGCCTTGCTTGCAGCCGGCTCGGTCGCGTGCCACGCGGCCCCGGGGGAGGCTGTTGAAGAGGGCGCCCGTTTCCCGATCCAGGAGATCCAGGTCGGGGGGAACACGCTAGTCGCCAGCGATACGCTGCGGCTGCGGCTCGCGACCTTCCTGGGCGAAGCGAAGAGTGTGCAGGACTTGCTCGCGGCCCGTCAGGCTATCGTCGCGGCCTATCAGGAAGTCGGCCGCCCCTTCGTGGCAGTCGGGTTGCCCGAGGAATTCGGCACCGACGGCGTCGTCCGTCTGCAGGTCGTCGAGATCCCGGTGCGCGAGATCCGGATCGAAGGCAACGAAAGGCTGTCGGCCGCCCGCATCCGCGCACGCCTGCCCTCGCTCGTCGAGGAAGAAAGCCCGGCGATGGACGAAATCAGCCGCCAGCTCGCGCTTGCGAACGACAACCCCGCGCTCAAGCTCAGCATCGAATTCCTGTCGCGCGGCGACATGGCGGCGGATGCACGCATCTCGGTCGAGGAGAGTGCCCCCGTCAGCTTCGCCATCACGACCGACAACACCGGCACCGCCGAGACCGGTCACTGGCGGGTCGGCCTCTCAGTGACCGACGCCGATCTCACGGGTTTCGGCGACGTCGCCTCGCTGACCTACATCACGTCGCCCGAAGACGCCGACAAGGTGCACCAGTACGCGGCAAGCTACCTATGGCCGCTCGCGCGCCTCGGCGATGCGCTGATCTTTTCCGGCAGCTATTCCGACGTCGACGCCGGCCGCATCAGCGATGCGTTCGACGTCGCCGGGCAGGGTTCGAGCCTCGGCGTGCGCTATCAGCACACGATCACACGCACGGTGGCGCGCCGCGAGACGCTGGAAGTGGGCGTCGAGCGCCGCCGCTATCGCAACATCGTCGATTTCTCGGGTTCGGACCTCGGTGGCGAGGTCGCGAGCCGGCCGCTGACGGTGACCTATGCCTATTCCGACCAACGCCCGACTTTCCAGTGGGGCGCGAGCGTCGGTTACGCGCACAACCTTCCGGGCGGCAGCGGCAACGACGACCAGGCCTACGGCGAGGGCCGTTCCGGTGCGACCGCGCGCTGGTCGCTGTGGCGCGTCAATGGGCGGATCGCGACGCGTCTGCCCTGGGGCGTCGTCGCCCAGGTCTCGGGCGAAGGCCAATACACCAGCGATCCGCTGATCTCGGGCGAACAGTTCGGCCTCGGCGGCGCGCGCTCCGTGCGCGGCTTCGACGAGCGAGAGGTCGCGGGCGACCGCGGCTGGCGGATCGGCGGCGAGCTCAGCTCGCCCCAGTTCGGCGACTGGGGCCGTTTCGCGGTCTTCGCCGACCGCGGCGGCGAGACGCGCCTCTCCCCGCTGGCAGGCGAGAGCAGCGGCGAAAACGTTGCCAGCTGGGGACTCGGCTGGCGCTACAACCGCAGCGGCTTCGCCGCGCTTCTCGACTGGGCGCAAGTGCTCGACGGCACCGCGGAAACGGGAAGAGGGCACCAGAAGATTCACGTACAGGCGTCTTTGCAGTTCTGA
- a CDS encoding nucleoid-associated protein, with amino-acid sequence MSQVQHTITHLVVHKLHRSGESPASAELREAACRVDDAAVRMVERLCSHFADRSSKGYGRFEDDEEAFPLPRLVREHVVDKGLDFAALSKRMMDVMRLCADEEGADISGYVVVARIMEGSSDCLWVAVVGEAVGSAVTGAFDVIDCLHLDFSALPAAGRIDLSGWQRGDERYISFLKGRGDVAPWFKRFLGCSDIVIALKETKKLVQRLSDFAETQRLDPPARDAMLERAHGYLDELGESGSPLAIDEVARKIWPEQPERLDAVLTAGEAPLASGFVPDRRAIRPLVRFRAAGEQWKLEFDRSSLHSGAVHYDRASDTLVLSGLPEYLKKMLQDE; translated from the coding sequence ATGAGCCAGGTCCAGCACACCATCACGCATCTTGTCGTCCATAAGCTCCACCGTTCCGGCGAAAGTCCGGCGAGCGCCGAACTACGCGAGGCCGCGTGCCGTGTCGACGATGCCGCGGTGCGCATGGTCGAGCGCTTGTGCAGTCATTTCGCGGACCGCAGCAGCAAGGGCTACGGTCGTTTCGAGGATGACGAGGAAGCTTTCCCGCTGCCGCGTCTCGTGCGGGAGCACGTCGTCGACAAGGGTCTCGACTTCGCTGCGCTGTCGAAGCGGATGATGGACGTGATGCGTCTGTGCGCCGACGAGGAGGGCGCCGATATCTCGGGCTACGTCGTGGTCGCGCGCATCATGGAAGGCAGCTCGGACTGCCTGTGGGTCGCCGTGGTCGGCGAGGCGGTCGGCAGCGCCGTGACCGGCGCCTTCGACGTCATCGATTGCCTGCATCTCGACTTTTCGGCGCTGCCGGCGGCGGGCCGTATCGACCTTTCCGGATGGCAGCGCGGCGACGAGCGCTACATCAGCTTCCTCAAGGGCCGCGGCGACGTCGCGCCATGGTTCAAGCGTTTCCTCGGTTGCAGCGACATCGTGATCGCGCTGAAGGAGACGAAGAAGCTTGTGCAGCGCCTGTCTGACTTCGCCGAGACGCAGCGCCTCGACCCGCCTGCCCGCGACGCGATGCTCGAACGGGCGCACGGCTATCTCGACGAACTGGGCGAGAGCGGTTCGCCGCTCGCGATCGACGAGGTTGCACGCAAGATCTGGCCCGAGCAACCGGAGCGGCTGGATGCCGTCTTGACTGCCGGCGAGGCGCCGCTCGCGAGCGGCTTCGTGCCGGACCGCCGCGCGATCCGCCCGCTGGTGCGCTTCCGCGCTGCCGGCGAGCAGTGGAAGCTCGAATTCGACCGCAGCAGCCTGCATTCGGGCGCAGTCCATTACGACCGCGCGTCCGACACGCTGGTGCTGTCGGGCTTGCCCGAATACCTGAAGAAGATGCTGCAGGACGAGTGA